Within the Leisingera thetidis genome, the region AGGGACCGACCGCGCTGCTGACCGGTGCCAACCACGGGGATGAATACGAAGGCCCGATTGCCCTGCATGAGCTGGCCGCCGCCACCCGCGCGGAGGACGTAACCGGGCGACTGATCATCGTTCCGGCCTTCAACTATCCCGCGTTCCGCGCCGGTACCCGCACCTCGCCCATCGACAAGGGCAACATGAACCGCGCCTTTCCAGGCCGTCCGGACGGCACCGTGACAGAGAAGATCGCCGACTATTTCCAGACCGTGCTGCTGCCGATGGCGGATCTGGCGGTGGATTTCCATTCCGGCGGCAAGACGCTGGATTTCGTGCCCTTTGCCGCCGCCCATATCCTGGAGGACACAGCGACACAGCACGCCTGCTTTGCCGCAATGAAGGCGTTCAACGCACCGTATTCGGTGCAGCTGTTGGAGATTGACAGCGTTGGCATGTACGACACCGCGGTCGAGGAGATGGGCAAGGTTCTGGTCACCACCGAGCTGGGCGGCGGCGGCTCCTCTTCCGCGCGCACCAATGCAATTGCCAAGAAGGGCCTGCGTAACGTACTGATCCATTTCGGCATCCTGCAGGGCGAAATACAGCTGGATGAGACCGTGAACATCACGATGCCTGACGGCAACTGCTACCTGTTCAGCGAGGGCGACGGGCTGTTTGAGATCATGGCGGATCTGGGTGCAACGGTCAGCAAAGGCGATCTGGTGGCCCGGGTCTGGCCGCTGGACCGCACCGGCCAGCCGCCGGTGGAATACCGCGCCCGCCGGGACGGGCTGGTGATCAGCCGCCATTTTCCCGGCCTGATCCAGTCCGGCGACTGTGTTGCTGTCATCGGCGTGGCCGGGGACTGAACGGGGGCTGAAGGAAGGGAACCAATGCAACTGGACCAGCGCGACCTTGACATTCTGCGTGTGCTCTCAACCGAGGGCCGCATCACCAAGGCCGCGCTGGCCGACCGGATCGGCCTGTCCCCGACTCCGTGCTGGGACCGGCTCAAAAAGCTGGAGCAGGCCGGGCTGATCGAAGGCTACAGCGCCCGCATCAATCTGAAGAAACTGGCGCCGCATGTGACGGTGTTTGTGGCGGCCGAGATTGCCGATCACACCGCCGCCAGCTTCCGCGCGTTCGAGGCGGCGATGCAGCGCTATGACGAGGTTACCGCCTGCTGGGCGCTGGGCGGCGGGTTCGATTACCTGCTGCAGATCGTCACCCGCGACATCGACGCCTATCAGCGGCTGATCGACGAGATGCTGGACGCCCGCATCGGCCTCAGCCGTTATTTCACCTATGTGGTGACCAAGCCGGTAAAAGGTGCGGGCGCACCGCCGTTGGATGTTTTGCTGGCGCAGGAGTGATCCAACGCGAAAGCGTCTGATTGGCAGCTGTTTTCTCTGCAAGCCCCGGCAACTTCAGTCACTTCCTCTTTCGGAAACGGGCACAGTCCTCTGCAAGACGTGAGGAGGACAATCATGACCGAGACCGCTCTCTCTGCCCGTGCGGACATTTCCGATAAGGCGCTGGTGCGCTCTTTTTCCTACATAAATGGCAAATGGTGCGCCGCAGGCAATGGCGAAACCTTCCCGGTCAGCGACCCGGCGGATGGCGCTGAGCTGGGCCATGTAGCGAGTTTGTCGGCAGAAGAATCCTCTGCTGCCGTGGACGCGGCGCAGGCCGCTTTCCCGGCCTGGGCAGGGCTGCTGCCGCAAGAGCGCGCCGCGATCCTGCGCCGCTGGTTCGAACTGCAACTGGAACATAAGGAAGACCTGGCCCGCATCATGGTTCTGGAGCAGGGCAAACCGCTGACGGAAGCGCGCGGCGAGATCGATTACGGCGCCGCCTTTGTGGAGTTCTATGCCGAGGAGGCCAAGCGCCCCAATATCGAGGGCGTCACCAGCCACCTGCCCGATGCCGAGGTCGAGCTGTGGCGCGAGCCGGTTGGGGTGGCGGCGCTGATCACGCCTTGGAACTTCCCCTCTGCCATGCTGACCCGCAAGGCGGCCGCCGCGCTGGCGGCGGGCTGCACCGTGGTGGCGCACCCTTCTGCCGAGACCCCGTTCAGCGCCCTGGCACTGGCGGAACTGGCAGAGCGTGCAGGCGTCCCGCCAGGGGTATTCAACGTGGTGACCGGCCACGCGCCTACGGTTGTCGAACCCTGGACCCGCGACACCCGCGTGCGGGCGCTGTCCTTCACCGGTTCCACCAATATCGGCAAGCTCCTCTACCGCCAGTCAGCGGACACTGTGAAACGGCTGGTGATGGAACTGGGCGGCCATGCGCCGGTGATCGTCTTCAAGGGCTGCGATCTGGACAAGGCGGTGGATGAGGCAATCAAGGCGAAATTTGCCACCTCCGGCCAGGATTGCCTGGGCGCCAACCGGATCTTTGTGGAGCGGCCCGTGTATACCGAGTTCTGCGCGAAGTTCACCGCAGCCGCCAAGGCCCTGACCATCGGCAAGGGCCTGGAGGATTGCGACCTCGGACCACTGATGAACGAAAAGGCAGTGCAAAAGCAGGAGGAGCATGTAGCGGACGCACTGGCCAAGGGTGCCACGCTGGCCTGCGGCGGCGGGCGGCATTCGCTGGGGCCGCTGTTTTATGAACCAACTGTCTTGACCGATGTATCGGTCGATGCCCTGATCATGCGCGAGGAGACCTTTGGTCCTGTGGCGCCCATCGCACCGTTTGACACTGAGGAAGAGGTGGTGGCGCGCGCCAATGACAGCGAATACGGCCTGGTGGCCTATGTCCACAGCCACGACCCGCGCCGGATCTACCGTCTGAGCCGGGCGCTGCAATACGGCATGGTGGCGGTGAACCGCACAAAGGTGACCGGCGCGCCGATCCCTTTTGGCGGCACCAAACAGTCCGGCCTGGGCCGCGAAGGCGCGCGGCTGGGCATGGAGGAATTCACCGAGATCAAATACGTTTGCCGCGACTGGGCCTGAGGCCTTCGCGAAGGAGAAAGGAAGCAAGATGCTGAAGAACGACCAACTCGACCAGTGGGACCGCGAGACCTTCTTTCACCCCTCGACCCATCTGGCCCAGCACGCCCGCGGTGAAAGCCCGAACCGGGTGATCAAGACCGCCTCCGGTGTCTTTATCGAAGACCGCGACGGCAACAGGCTGCTGGATGCCTTTGCCGGGCTTTATTGCGTGAACGCCGGCTATGGCCGCCAGGAGATCGCCGAGGCGATTGCTGATCAAGCGCGGGAGCTGGCCTATTACCATTCCTACGTCGGCCACGGCACCGAGGCCTCTATCACGCTGGCCAAGATGATCCTGGACCGGGCGCCGGAAAACATGTCCAAGGTCTATTTCGGCCTCGGCGGCTCGGACGCCAATGAAACCAACGTCAAGCTGATCTGGTATTACAACAACATCCTGGGCCGCCCGGAAAAGAAGAAGATCATCTCGCGCTGGCGCGGCTATCACGGCTCGGGGCTTGTGACCGGTTCACTGACCGGGCTGGAGCTGTTCCACAAGAAGTTCGACCTGCCGGTGGAGCAGGTGATCCACACCGAAGCCCCCTATTACTACCGCCGCGCGGATCTGGACCAGACCGAAGCGCAGTTCGTGGCCCATTGCGCGGCGGAGCTGGAAGCGCTGATCGAGCGTGAGGGTGCCGACACCATTGCCGCCTTCATCGGCGAGCCGGTGCTGGGCACCGGCGGCATCGTGCCGCCGCCTGCGGGCTATTGGGCGGCAATCCAGGCGGTGCTGAAGAAGCACGATATCCTGCTGGTTGCGGATGAGGTCGTCACTGGTTTCGGGCGTCTGGGCAGCATGTTCGGCTCGGACCACTATGGGATCGAGGCTGATATCATCACTATCGCCAAGGGCCTCACCTCGGCTTATGCGCCGCTGTCGGGGTCCATCGTTTCGGACAAGGTCTGGAAGGTGCTGGAGCAGGGCACAGACGAAAACGGCCCGATCGGCCACGGCTGGACCTATTCGGCGCACCCGATAGGGGCCGCTGCCGGCGTCGCCAACCTCAGGCTGATTGACGATCTGAATCTGGTGCAGAACGCTGGCGAGGTGGGCGCCTACCTGAACGCCACCATGGCGGAGGCTCTGTCGGGCCATGCCAACGTGGGCGAGGTGCGCGGGACCGGGATGCTCTGTGCCGTGGAGTTCGTGAAGGACAAGGACAGCCGCACTTTCTTTGATACAGCTGACAAGATCGGGCCGCAGATCTCGGCCAAGCTGCTGGAGCAGGACAAAGTCATCGCGCGCGCCATGCCGCAGGGCGATATTCTGGGCTTTGCGCCGCCGTTCTGCCTCAGCCGTGCAGAAGCCGATCAGGTGGTCGCTGCGACGCTGCGGGCGGTCCGGGCCGTGCTGGGCTGACCGCGTTCCCCGGGATGCTGCCCCAGCTGGGAGGCTGATGGCAGCCAGATGCAAAATTGGCATCAGGCAGCGTCGGGGCTGGCTGATGCCTTTGCGCTGCACCTGTTTGCACCAGTGCCAGGACACGAAAGCAACTGCATTGCCGCGGTCTCTGCCGGCCGGTTTCCGGCGTCATGTTCCCCGGTCCTGTCCAGGTGTCTTGATTCGCGGCCGCAAAAAGGTCAGGCGATCCGCCCAATGTTTAAGCAGAAACAGCCTGAGCGCAGGGGGCAGGCCGCCGGCTGACTTTACAGTTCGCTGGGGAACAGCCGAAGTTCCTGCCATGCCCGATGCCTTGTCCATCATTGTCGTTGAAGCGGATCGTGAACGCGCTTTCATGATCGTGGACGGGCTGCGCGAGGCAGGAAATTTCGACATCCAGGTGATTTCCGAGGCGGCAGGCCTTGCCCGGCGGGTACAGGCGCGCGACCCGGATGTGGTGCTCATCGACATCGAAAACCCTTCCCGGGACATGCTGGAAGAGCTGGCGCTGGCCACCGGTCCGAAGGAGAGGCCGGTGGCAATGTTCGTGGACCGCAGCGAAGACGGGCTGTCCGCTGCTGCGGTCGAGGCGGGGGTCTCGGCCTATGTTGTCGACGGGTTGCAGCCAGCCCGGCTGAAACCGGTTCTGGATGCCGCCATCGCCCGCTTCCGGATGTTCCAACGCATGCGGATCGAACTGGCCGAGGCCAAGCGCGCGCTGGAAGAGCGCAAGGTGATCGACCGGGCCAAAGGCATGATCATGAAAGCCCGCGGGATAGGCGAAGACGAAGCTTATGCGCTGCTTCGTAAGACCGCGATGGGTCAGAACAAGCGGCTGGCCGACGTGGCACAGGCGCTGGTGACGGCGGCTGGGCTCCTGTCATGACCGGCACCGTGATCCCAGCCGGTTTTGTCCCGCTGGCCGATGCCGCCCCGCTGATCATTGCCCAGGAAATAGGTTTTGCTGCCGAAGAGCGGTTGACGCTGGATCTGCGCCGAGCGCCGTCCTGGTCATCTCTGCGCGACATGCTGGCCTTTGGCCAGGTCGACGCCGCCCAGATGCTGGCGCCGGTCCCGGTGGCAGCCGCGCTTGGACTGGGGGGCATCAATGCGGAGTTTTCGGTTCTGTCGGTGTTGTCCGTCAATGGCACTGTCATTGGCGTCAGCCGCCGTCTCGCCCGAAAACTGGCCGCGATTGGCCATAGATTCACGTTTGACGATGCGGCGGCGGCCGGGCGTGATCTGATTGCTGCGGCAGGCAGGGATCTGCGGATCGGCGTGCCGTTTCCCTTTTCGATGCACGCCGAACTGCTCAAATACTGGCTGACAGCGCTGGGGCTGGCCCCACCGCAGGAGGCCGATATCGTTACGGTGCCGCCGCCGCTGATGGCAGATGCGATCCGCAGCGGAGAAATCGACGCATTTTGTGTCGGAGAGCCTTGGGGGTCGATGGCGGTCGAACAGGGGGCTGCTGTGCTGCTGCTGCCCGGGCGGGCGATCTGGTCTTTTGCACCGGAAAAGGTGCTGGCCGTCCGCAGCACATGGGCCGAAACCGAAAGTGACCTTTCTTCGCGGCTGATCCGGGTACTGTGGCGCGCGGGACGGTGGTTGTCAGACCCGTCTTCGCGCGGACTGGCGGCTGAGATCCTTTCCTCCCCTCGGTATCTTGATCTTCCGGCCGAGATAATCGAGCGCGCTTTTTCGGGAAAGTTCACAGTTACGCCGCAGGGGCAGCAGCGTCAGACCGCCGGATTCGTCGAATTTCATAGCGGCGCTGCTGGATTCCCATGGCAAAGCCAGGCGCAATGGATCGCGCTGCAGCTTGCCGAACGCAACGGGATTGACCGCAGCAAGGCGGTGGAAGCCGCCGGGCGGGTGTTCCGCAGCGATGTCTACCGGGCCGCGCTTAGCCGGACCGGGGCAGATTTACCCTCGGCATCCTCCAAACTGGAAGGCGCTCTGGCGGGCGAAATTGTCGTGGCGGGGGAATCGGGCCCGTTCAATCTTCTGACCAACCGGTTCTTTGATGGCCG harbors:
- a CDS encoding ANTAR domain-containing response regulator codes for the protein MPDALSIIVVEADRERAFMIVDGLREAGNFDIQVISEAAGLARRVQARDPDVVLIDIENPSRDMLEELALATGPKERPVAMFVDRSEDGLSAAAVEAGVSAYVVDGLQPARLKPVLDAAIARFRMFQRMRIELAEAKRALEERKVIDRAKGMIMKARGIGEDEAYALLRKTAMGQNKRLADVAQALVTAAGLLS
- a CDS encoding aspartate aminotransferase family protein gives rise to the protein MLKNDQLDQWDRETFFHPSTHLAQHARGESPNRVIKTASGVFIEDRDGNRLLDAFAGLYCVNAGYGRQEIAEAIADQARELAYYHSYVGHGTEASITLAKMILDRAPENMSKVYFGLGGSDANETNVKLIWYYNNILGRPEKKKIISRWRGYHGSGLVTGSLTGLELFHKKFDLPVEQVIHTEAPYYYRRADLDQTEAQFVAHCAAELEALIEREGADTIAAFIGEPVLGTGGIVPPPAGYWAAIQAVLKKHDILLVADEVVTGFGRLGSMFGSDHYGIEADIITIAKGLTSAYAPLSGSIVSDKVWKVLEQGTDENGPIGHGWTYSAHPIGAAAGVANLRLIDDLNLVQNAGEVGAYLNATMAEALSGHANVGEVRGTGMLCAVEFVKDKDSRTFFDTADKIGPQISAKLLEQDKVIARAMPQGDILGFAPPFCLSRAEADQVVAATLRAVRAVLG
- the doeB gene encoding N(2)-acetyl-L-2,4-diaminobutanoate deacetylase DoeB; this translates as MKPNPISPNIPLDQDGVHHGHLWLPHSRDDSAWGAVMIPLTVIRNGEGPTALLTGANHGDEYEGPIALHELAAATRAEDVTGRLIIVPAFNYPAFRAGTRTSPIDKGNMNRAFPGRPDGTVTEKIADYFQTVLLPMADLAVDFHSGGKTLDFVPFAAAHILEDTATQHACFAAMKAFNAPYSVQLLEIDSVGMYDTAVEEMGKVLVTTELGGGGSSSARTNAIAKKGLRNVLIHFGILQGEIQLDETVNITMPDGNCYLFSEGDGLFEIMADLGATVSKGDLVARVWPLDRTGQPPVEYRARRDGLVISRHFPGLIQSGDCVAVIGVAGD
- a CDS encoding NAD-dependent succinate-semialdehyde dehydrogenase, whose translation is MTETALSARADISDKALVRSFSYINGKWCAAGNGETFPVSDPADGAELGHVASLSAEESSAAVDAAQAAFPAWAGLLPQERAAILRRWFELQLEHKEDLARIMVLEQGKPLTEARGEIDYGAAFVEFYAEEAKRPNIEGVTSHLPDAEVELWREPVGVAALITPWNFPSAMLTRKAAAALAAGCTVVAHPSAETPFSALALAELAERAGVPPGVFNVVTGHAPTVVEPWTRDTRVRALSFTGSTNIGKLLYRQSADTVKRLVMELGGHAPVIVFKGCDLDKAVDEAIKAKFATSGQDCLGANRIFVERPVYTEFCAKFTAAAKALTIGKGLEDCDLGPLMNEKAVQKQEEHVADALAKGATLACGGGRHSLGPLFYEPTVLTDVSVDALIMREETFGPVAPIAPFDTEEEVVARANDSEYGLVAYVHSHDPRRIYRLSRALQYGMVAVNRTKVTGAPIPFGGTKQSGLGREGARLGMEEFTEIKYVCRDWA
- a CDS encoding Lrp/AsnC family transcriptional regulator codes for the protein MQLDQRDLDILRVLSTEGRITKAALADRIGLSPTPCWDRLKKLEQAGLIEGYSARINLKKLAPHVTVFVAAEIADHTAASFRAFEAAMQRYDEVTACWALGGGFDYLLQIVTRDIDAYQRLIDEMLDARIGLSRYFTYVVTKPVKGAGAPPLDVLLAQE
- a CDS encoding CmpA/NrtA family ABC transporter substrate-binding protein, which produces MTGTVIPAGFVPLADAAPLIIAQEIGFAAEERLTLDLRRAPSWSSLRDMLAFGQVDAAQMLAPVPVAAALGLGGINAEFSVLSVLSVNGTVIGVSRRLARKLAAIGHRFTFDDAAAAGRDLIAAAGRDLRIGVPFPFSMHAELLKYWLTALGLAPPQEADIVTVPPPLMADAIRSGEIDAFCVGEPWGSMAVEQGAAVLLLPGRAIWSFAPEKVLAVRSTWAETESDLSSRLIRVLWRAGRWLSDPSSRGLAAEILSSPRYLDLPAEIIERAFSGKFTVTPQGQQRQTAGFVEFHSGAAGFPWQSQAQWIALQLAERNGIDRSKAVEAAGRVFRSDVYRAALSRTGADLPSASSKLEGALAGEIVVAGESGPFNLLTNRFFDGRVFDPQAEC